Part of the Mycolicibacterium thermoresistibile genome, GGATCGCCGAGCAGGTTCTCCTTGGGGATGCGCACGTTGTCGAAGCGGATCGTCGCGGTGTCGGACGCCTTGATGCCGAGCTTGTGTTCGAGCCGTTCCACGGTGACGCCCGGATGGTCACGGGGCACGATGAACGACTTGATCGCGGCGCGGCCCTTGGACTTGTCCAGAGTCGCCCACACCACGATGTGGCTGGCCCGCGATCCGGCGGTGACGAAGATCTTCTCACCGTTGATCACATACTCGTCACCGTCGAGGGTGGCGGTGGTCGACACCGCGGCCGAGTCGGAGCCGAACCCGGGTTCGGTGATGGCCATCGCGGCCCACACGTCCTTGCCCAGCCGCTCCAGCTGTTCGGGGGTGGCCACCGACGAGATCGCGGCGTTGCCGAGCCCCTGACGCGGCACCGACAGCATCAACGCCACGTCGCCCCAGCTGATCTCGATGACGTTGAGCACGGCCGACATGTTGCCGCCGTTGACATTGGCCTTCTTGCCGGCCTTGTCGCCGTTCTTGCCGGCCTCGGCGAACGCCTCCGCGCCGGCGAAGGAGATCGTCTTGGCCTCCGAGATTCCCTCGAACAGGTCGGCGAGGGTGTCGAGTTCGACCGGGTAGGCGTGTTCCTGCAGGTCGTACTTGCGCGAGATCGGTCGCAGCATCTCGGCGGCGCCTTGGTGCCCCTTCTGCACGACCGCCTGCAGCTTCTTGGGAAGTTCGAGATTGATTGCCATGACAGGGTTTCCGTTCGTTCGGGAAGTCTGCTATCAGCTCAGAGGGCGCCGCTCACAGCACCACGACACCCTCGGCGACGCCGATGGCCCGCAGGTCGCGGTACCACCGTTCGACCGGGTGTTCCTTGGTGTAACCGTGGCCGCCGAGCAGCTGCACGCCGTCCAGTCCGATCCGCATCCCCTTGTCGGTGGCGAACCGCTTGGCCAGCGCCGCTTCCCGGATGAACGGCATACCCTGCTCGGCCCGGGACGCGCCGCGCCAGGTGATCAGCCGTAGCCCGTCGAGTTCGATCGCGATGTCGGCGGTCATGAACGCGACCGCCTGTCGGTGGGCGATCGGCTCGCCGAAGGCGTGACGCTCCTTGACGTAGGGCACCACATAGTCGAGCACCGCGTGGCTGGTGCCGACGGCGAGCGCGGCCCAGCCCAGGCGGGCCAGCGCGACCGCCTCCGAGTAGTTCTGGTCGTGCTCCTGCTCGGAGACGTCCTCGCCGAGGCGCGCGCTCAGCGGCACGGTGACGTTGTCGAGCTGGAGCCGGCCCAGCGCGGCGGGGCGCAGACCCATGCTGGGGTCGGCCTTCACCGACAGCCCGGCGGTGTCGGATTCGACGATGAACAACGTCGGCCGGCCGCTCAGTTGCGCGCCGACGATGAACAGTTCGGCATCGGCCGCGGCGGGCACCAGCGACTTGACCCCGTGGAGCCGGTAGCCGCTGGGCGTGCGCACCGCCGTGGTCTTGAGCATGGTCGGGTCGAACAGCGGCTGCGGTTCGGCGATCACCACAGCGGACTGGGGCACGTTCTCGCCGGCGTACTCGGGCAGGTAGGTGGCCTGCTGATCGGCGCTGCCCCAGTGGGTGAGCGCCGCCGCGACGCCACCCGGCGCCAGGATCGGCAGGGCCAGG contains:
- a CDS encoding acyl-CoA dehydrogenase family protein, which translates into the protein MAINLELPKKLQAVVQKGHQGAAEMLRPISRKYDLQEHAYPVELDTLADLFEGISEAKTISFAGAEAFAEAGKNGDKAGKKANVNGGNMSAVLNVIEISWGDVALMLSVPRQGLGNAAISSVATPEQLERLGKDVWAAMAITEPGFGSDSAAVSTTATLDGDEYVINGEKIFVTAGSRASHIVVWATLDKSKGRAAIKSFIVPRDHPGVTVERLEHKLGIKASDTATIRFDNVRIPKENLLGDPEIHVEKGFAGVMETFDNTRPIVAGMAVGIARAALEELRKILTDAGVEISYDKPAHAQSAPAAEFLRMEADWEAGYLLTLRAAWQADNGIPNSKEASMSKAKAARVASDITLKAVELAGTVGYSEETLLEKWARDSKILDIFEGTQQIQLLVVARRLLGLSSAELK
- a CDS encoding acyl-CoA dehydrogenase family protein, encoding MTNTLPSTNGSTPRRKRTGPESAVGLQRHKRTATDIGLALITPLVGQEFLDKYNLRDPLNRALRYGVKTAFSTAGAATRQFKRVQGLRGEPTRLKPSGSDYFDLTPDDEQQMIVDTVSEFAKEVLRPAAREADDAARFPADLMGKAAELGITALNIPENFDGIAAHRSTVTSALVAEALAYGDMGLALPILAPGGVAAALTHWGSADQQATYLPEYAGENVPQSAVVIAEPQPLFDPTMLKTTAVRTPSGYRLHGVKSLVPAAADAELFIVGAQLSGRPTLFIVESDTAGLSVKADPSMGLRPAALGRLQLDNVTVPLSARLGEDVSEQEHDQNYSEAVALARLGWAALAVGTSHAVLDYVVPYVKERHAFGEPIAHRQAVAFMTADIAIELDGLRLITWRGASRAEQGMPFIREAALAKRFATDKGMRIGLDGVQLLGGHGYTKEHPVERWYRDLRAIGVAEGVVVL